From the genome of Nicotiana tabacum cultivar K326 chromosome 17, ASM71507v2, whole genome shotgun sequence:
GTTATTTGCTTTACTTATTTTCCTTGATAAATAAAAATCCGGAGTCGTCACTACAACCAGATCAAAAGTTTTGCTAATGTATCCTTGGGCAGGTGGGTTTGGTGACTGGGGTTTACCACATCAGGAAAAAGATAATTAGATAAAGTATTAAGGACATGATCTTTGAGAAATCTCCAAAGGCAGCTGTTTTTCGAAGATAAGAATCTATCAATCACACTTAACGAAATTTACTAGATTAACCTACAAGATTCAACGATTTCAAAAGATTCAAATGTGAAGCACTCTACTGAGACATTTCTTGCATCACCACAAACATATACAGATATGTTTTGTTATTTTGGCAAAACTATGAGTTCATAGTAACAGCCTACAAATAGAAAACTAAGACATTGATGTTAGAGAAAGTTCACCGCTACCAAAATTTTGTAGCCACTGTATGTGAAATTTAAGTGTCAGTGACGAATCCATCCTTATTCCTAACTAAAAATTGACAGTGATCAACTCAACTAACTTACAACCTATATTtcctaaattcttttttttaaatgcaATAAGAAAGTCTGTATATGGTCAAAGGCAAGACCAGGATGTCCAACATCAAGAAACTTCACTAAAATGACGAGTTGCTAAATGCACAAGCTCACCTGTTCCCCACTAAAACTGCCGGTTCTTTCACTATCTCCTTCAAGAAGTCGACAACCTGATCTCTCCAAACCAAGGCATCATAGTCTATTAGTGCCTTCTCGCTCCagccgaatcctatcaaatccaCAGCATAAACCTTGTATTTTTTAGCCAGTTCTGGTATGTTATACCTAAGAAAACAACAGAGACACTTCAGGAGCTTAAAGAAAGTACTATGCAAAGAAAGATTCAGGTCCCAAAAGAAATCACAACTTTATTGTATGTGTCCTCAAAgcacttattaatattattgaagAAGAAGTATGTGCAGCATATAAAGAATGCAATTCCATAACTACAATTAACATCTGGAACATTTACAAAATCCCTTTCGGGCAGCAACAATGATGATATTTTTACGATGTGGTTAGAATACAAATGTCAACAGTAGGTTCCTTCTAAGCAAGAATGCACCAATAGCTTGACTCAACAGCTATATAGTCCTCCAAACATGGTTCTTAGTTTTAGCAGAAACATTACAATTTTCTGCCCAACTAAGCTATTACTACATGTAATTGATCTCAATCTAACACCACTAAATCTATGGAAAATGGTCATATGCAGATACATCGATCGAATTACCTCCAGTGAAAAGCTGAAGCACCAAATCCATGAATCAGAACAACTGGGAACCCTTCTCCTTCCACAACATAATGAATTTTGTGGCCGCGCCACGTCCAATAGTTGTACCCCTCTGGCTTAAATGGTAGTTTCTCCAGACCTATAATATCAATCCTTTGTCAAGTAATTTTAAAACTAAACTCACACAGGCATAGATATGCAGACAATCCAAGATACAAATGGGGACTTAACCTTTAGAGGTTTCAGCAACTACAGAAGGGGTAATAACTGAAGCTCCAGCAGCAACAATACCATTCAAAGCAAAATTCCTTCTATTCAATTCACATTTTCCCCCTTCAAACAAAACAAATCTCTTTAATTTGTCAAAAAAATGAATAAACTAATGGAAACAATGCAAGGTTGAATTGGAAACTTACTGAAATGATTAATTCTTGCAGGCACAGCTAACCTGTTACCTACTGAGTTCAAGCATTCTGTTCTGACAGTGGCACAAGAAGTTGACATTGATTATCTTAGTACAACCTAGAAATCCACGAAAAGCTTTAGGTTAAAACTGAAAATGGAATTTTAAATTTGCAATAAAGGGGTGCAAAAGATTTTTTCCTTGTACCGTGTTTTGAATTTACGAGGAACTGTTATATGTGGCTGCAATTCGTTTTGAGCTGGTGGTAGTTTAGAGGCCAAGTAATGTAACCGGCTAACACTTCTTTTTCCCCGGGCAGAATTTTCAAATTTATAAGCTTTTTGTAGGAAGCAAAATTGGAATATTTTTAGGTCCAGCTCCGTCTTGACCTACTACAGTCAAAACTCTCTATAACATGCTCGTTTGtttcgaatatttttggatgttatagcgaagtgctgttatatagaacatatattataacataacataaatattgGTTCTGAAaaagcttggcttttatagtAAAGTGTTGTTATATAAGGATGTTATAGAGAAGTCTGACTGCGTTTACCAATCAAATATTATTCAGTTTGTTTTTTCCTTGATAGTCAATTATTCAGATTTGGTTGAGGTTTTCTGACTCTTTAACTTTAAAGTACGATCTTTGAAGAAGTTTTTAAAATTGATGGATTTTTAATTCCATTTTAGTTTCAGAAATGACTAATAATTTATGCAGGAAATAATATGGATGGATGGCTGAAAATGGACACCTATCATAGCTAGCTAGTAGCTATGTTAATTTACCAGAAGACCCATCATATGTTATGCTCCAATTTATTTCTAAAAAATAGTGTTTGTTATCCTATGTACTTATGGTCAGGGTAAATTTGAAGCTCCAAAATGAGTAGCTCAACCTTTTGTTCCATGCCTTTCACTTTGAATGGCAACCTAAAGCTGGTCCAATGGAGAAATGTTATATATTCTTCAAATAACCTGGTTGCATACCAGCCCCTCAAATTAGCCACTGCACGCAAACTGCTCGATGAAATTGCTAAAAGAACTAGGAGTTCAGTTGCAGATTTACATATCGCTGGATGTGcagaaggtgggaattttggaaATTCCAATgcaattgatgacctatttggaGAGTCTGTGATGGATTGTGCTAGCAATCATATGGATGAGCAATATATAATTGATCAGTTGAGGTACTGTAGCAGTGAAGGAATTCTTGAGCTTGGAGAATTATACCATGCTTTAACAATTAAGACCGGGATTTGGTTCAACAAGTTTGTAGCTACAGCCCTTGTTAATATGTATGCCAAATGTGGTCAAATAGACAACGGTAAGATGATATTTGATAGGATGTCTTGTATTGATGTTGCTTTGTGTAATAGCATGGTTTGCGGGTATGTAAGCAATGGAATGTTATCTGAAGCCTTTGCTTTCTTCATCGAGATGGGCAATCTGGATATTGTGCCAAATCACTATACCTACTCGATTTTGTTATCTGCTTGTGGGGCTTCTACAGCTGTTAAAGAAGGAAAACAGTTGCATGCTCAAATTGTAAAACTAAAATTAATGTTACTTACAGCGGTGGCGAATTCAGCTTTGACAATGTACAGCAAATTTGGAATGATTGAGGAGGCCGAGAATTTGTTCCAAGGACTTGCCAATAGGAACCTTATATCTTGGACTGCTTTTATATCTGGACTTTACCATCAAAAGGCCTTCAATAAGGCATTGACACAATTCTGTTTGATGAGAAAGAACAATACTGAACCTAATGAATACACCTTTTCTGTGGCCCTTTCATGCGCAGCCTCTATAGAATGTCATGATTATGGTTGCGCACTTCATGCACAGGTAATTAAACATGGAATGATCTCAATGGTATTCGTTGGGACAGCCATCATAGATATGTACTCAAAATGTGCAGAACTGAGTGGTGCTAGAAAACAGCTCGAGGAGATGGGACGTATAGCATCTTGTGCAACATGGAATGCAGTGATAACTGGCCTTGTTCGCAATGATGAAGTTGCTGCCGCGTTGGAGGTCTTCCATAAGATGCTAAATAATGATATAGCTTGCGATGAATATACATTTTCAGCTACTCTGAAGGCCTGCTCATTACTACCATCTCTTGCGATCTGCAGGCAGGTGCATTCTCGGGTAGTTAAGGGGAAGTTTGGGACGAACCTGCATGTGGCAAGCTCATTAATAGAAACATATGCACAATGTGGCAATTTAGAAGACGCTGAGAAGGCTTTCTGTCTAACATCTACACCAGATGTTGTGACATTTAATGCAATGATTGGAGCTTATTCACAGTATGGTTATCCAACGAAGGCTATATTCTTGTTTGAAAAGATGGTGGAGAAACGGATATTACCGACTAGTTTCACTTTCCTTGCTGTTATTTCTGCTTGTAGCCATTGTGGTTTAGTTCAACAAGGGAGAGAGCTCTTTGAGTCTATGACAAGAGATTACGGAATTCTACCTGAAGAGAAACACTATAGCTGCATGGTTGACCTGCTGAGTAGATCGGGGCAGTTAGAGAATGCTCTTGAATTCATAAACAAGTTGACAAATGAACCCAGTGCTCCAATCTGGAGACCTTTTCTTGCAGGTTGCAGATTTCACGGTTTCCTTGAAATGGCAGAGTTGGCGGCCAGTAAAATATTAGAGCATGACCTAGGTGATGCATCAGTTTATGTCACTCTCTCGAATATGTATGTTGAAGCGGGCAAGATAAGTGATGCACTCAAACAGAGAGCGCTGATGAAGTCTAAGTCGATACAGAAGGAACCAGGTTGTAGCTGGTTGGAGGTGAATGCAAAGGTTCATAGATTCTTTTCTGGTGATAGAAGACATATAGATACACCAAAAGTATATTACAAATTGGAAAACCTGATGCAAAAGATTCAGACTGACTGTTACAATTTAGCCAAAACATCAATACTTAATCCAGAACTTGGACAAGTTACAGAAGAGAAGTGCTTATTTCACAGTGAAAGGTTAGCAGTTTGTTTTGGCCTATTGAACTTACCTAAGGGAACTACTATACGTGTATTCAAGAACATTAGGATCTGCTTGGACTGTCATACGACAATGAAGCATATATCAAAGATCACAAATCGAGATATCATAATAAGAGATAATTacagatttcatcattttaagcATGGCTGCTGTTCTTGTGGGGATTTCTGGTGACGTTTCATCAAAGTAGATCCTTTTTTCACTGAACTTTTGTCCAAGTTTAACTAAAGCTGAATTGGTTGATTGGATATACCATTCTGAACATTGAAAAGAGTTGGGGTTGATAAGGCGCAATGGCTAAGATGAAGGTatcaatatcatatataagtaaCCTCAACATCATGGGTTTAATTCTCACAGGAACTTGCTAACTATTAGCAATAGGGTAATCTACATGGTATGCCCATTGGAAATGCTAGTTAACTCTATATACctttgaaatatttattttacctTGTATATCTATTTTATAAAAGTTTATtactttttaaacttttaatctCATTATATGCCATTAAATAAAACTCACATTTTAAGGAACTAAATTATCTCTCACTCCAACTTAATAAATCCCTTAAAATACTCCATCATCCCACGTTTTAAGGAATTGAAATTATACATGTTCACCAAAAAGTCCACCCCAGTAATTTCTCTATGAAGTACTCCataatctttttcttctttttcatctaTGTAatctaaagaaaaacaaaataacgtGACAATGTTCTAATTAGGGATATAATatataaactaaaataaaagattAGAATATGCTATTCAAACCAATACACCACAATATCCTAATGAAAAATACATTATTCAAATCAACCAACGATGATATTCcaatttggaatacaatattcaaataaaacataacacaatattctaatttggaatgcaatattcaaattaaacataccacaatattctaatttggaataaaGTATTCAAACcagatttttcaaattaaaaaattatagaaTATTTGGTTTGtatattgtattccaaattaaaatattttttgagtattgtattccaaattagaatattattGTATGTTCTGTTTaaatattgtattccaaattaaaatattatagtaTTTGAATAATGTATTACAAATTataatattatggtatatttagtttgaataatatattctAAATTAGAATACTGTGATATGCTTGGTTTAGATAGTATACTTGTCATTAGAATATTGTGATATATTcaatttgaattgtatttcaaattagaatattatGGTATTTGAAAGTATAGAGTATACGATATAAAAAATGAAGTTATGATGGAAAACATGAATATGGTTTAATTAAGGGAGATGTGAATCTCAAAATTCAATGAGTACATGTTTCAATAATTAAGGCTATATTTAAGGGATATTATCCCCTTATTAATAGTGGTTGTTACACACATAAGATTCTTTACCAAGATATACGATATAATTTCTTTATAGGTATACAATGTAAGACATAGTGAGTAAAGAGATTTATAGAGGGGGTATACGGCATTCAAACCCCTTAGTAATAAACTAGATGCCGTTTGCCCGTGCTAGCACGGGGCCAACAATTTGTGTTACATTATTTTATCCGATAAAAATTTAATATGGTGATTAGTTTAAATATTGTTATTTaagttaaatttaaattttttaaaattgtgttTGGACTTAAACTTTACTCAGTGAGAAATAATTTTCaaacaaatttttaatttttaattctctatttcaatctttgaagttgaaataacgaaccaaaatttaatatatacattattttcaaaTTATATTTCAAGTTGAAGGTGAAATATTATATATCCAAATTAACCGAACTTCCAAATATTATTTTGCAATTTCAAGTAAATATTATCCAAATGTGTACAATAAGTtacaatattttttatattatgtaattaaaaaataaagttaGCACACAAAAGGACGTAAAATTACATAAGAATATCAAGATAGTAATTGGGCAAATCAACGTTGGATAAATAGATGATGCTAACATATgaaattataatttacttttgTAGTTCAATTGCATTATTATGGTATGGACAAATGAACTCTaggtaaataattatattattaaaattacATAGAGGGTAAGCATTCTAATGTAACCTTTTTTTCTAAAACATTGAGTTTTCTGAGAAAAATATTTTAGCATAGCGATTCAGGAGGAAATGAACGTTCAAATAGGGGTCCCTTtttaatgaaaaaaatgagaCTTTCTGATATATATGCTATAAAACTTTCCCAAAACTTTTGGACAAATAAATTTCTCTATTCAAAATTTCTAAAGAGTCTACCAAAGATCTGAAAAACGTCAAACATGACAATTACTCATGTGTATTAACCGAACCTCACTTTTTAATTAATTCGAATTAACTAATGTGAAATTGTagaaacaataaaaggaacacgaGCTCAACAGGAGCTCCAATGGAGGAATCGGAGAATGTACAGAAAGGGGAAAGAACAGAACTAAAGTTTCTAGAAAGGAGTTGACCTCTTCATTTAATCaactcaaaaatgaaaaatgtaaTAGTTATTCCTACTTATACAACATGTACTAATAACTAGACTAACCAACTAACTAATGACAGTTGTCACTTACCATTTGACAGCTCACTAACTATTCAACTAACTACATTCACTAACTACTTTACAAGGAATGAAAGAAAGAATAAATACAATGAGCTATCTCaacaacccccctccccccctcatGTTGGAGGTGAGGGGCTCACTGCCAACTTGCCAAGGAGTGTGGAATGCTTGATCCCTGTCAAGGActtggtaaaaatatcaactaatTGGTTATTAGTGGAAATATGGTGTAGAGAAATTCATCTTTCTTGCAGCTGGTCTCGTACAAAATGGCAGTCCACTTCAATGTGTTTCGTACGCTCGTGAAACACAGGATTTCTTGCAATATGAACAACAAATTGGGTGTCACAAAATATAGTAATAGGCAAGGATAAAGGAACAATTAGTTCAGTGAGAAGCCTGGCAAGCCAAACAAGCTCTCCAACAACCATCCCAGCTGACCTGTACTCAGCTTCTGCAGAAGATAAAGAGATAGTGGACTGCTACTTTGATTTCCAACTAATAGGGTTGTCCCCAAGTAGTAAAATGTATCCACTAACTGATTTTCTAGATTGGAGACATGTTGCCCAATCTGAATCACAAAAAACTTTGACTGTGCAGTCTATATTATTAGTAAAAAACATTTCCAAGGTTGGGTCACCTTTCAAGtaccttagaacatgatatgaagCCTTTAAATGTGGCTCCCTGGGACTTTGCATGAATTAATTGAGATGTTGTACACTATAAGCAATGTCTGGTCTAGTATTAGTGAGGAAGTTGAGCTTCCCAATCAACTTCCTGTACGAGGAAGGGTCTGATAGCAAGGCTCATTCATCAGCTTTCAGCTTCATGGATGAATCCAGAGGAGAAATCATAAGAGGACAATCTAAACAACCAAATTCTTTCAAAAGATCCACAATGAACTTCTTCTGTGATATCAACACTCCTTTGTCTATGTATTGGACCTCTAAGCCTAGGAAGTAGTGAAGCCTCCCCACATCTTTTATCTTGAATGTGTTGTGCAGAAAGTCTTTCAGGGACTCAATCTCTTGTAAGTGAGTACCTGTGACAagaacatcatctacatatacagcCGCAAACACTACTGATCCTTCAGCCGTCTTATAAAATAAGGAGTAGTCAAGCATTGAATGAGTGTACCCCCTAGAACATAATGCTTCAGTTAGTTTCTCATACCACTGTCTGATTACTTGTTTGAGTTCGTACAAGGACTTGTTTAATTTGCACACCAAGCCTGGCCTCTCCACAACCAGCCCTGGTGGCACCTCCATGTACACCTCTTCATGGAGATCTCCATGGAGGAATGCATTGTTGATATCTAATTGTAAAAATTGCCATCCTTTCTTGACTGTTGTTGTAATCAAAGCTGTCACAGTTGTCATCTTTACTATTGGTGAGAAGGTCTCTGTATAATCTATCCCAGCATGCTGTGTGTAACCCTTCACCACTAATCTTGCCTTAAACCTTTCTATGCTACCATCTACTTTATGTTTGATTTTATACACCCACATACACCCTATTGCATTCTTTCCAGCTGGAAGAGGAACTAAATTCCAGGTCTTATTTGCATATAATGCTTGGAATTCCTGATTCATTATTGCTTGCCAAGCTGGCTTCACAATAGCTTCCTCATATTAACTAGGTTCACATTCATGTAAGGCCGTTTCCATCAAGTGGTGAATGTTAGAACTTAAGGTATTAAGGGAATTGTAATGAAGTCTGGGTGTAGAAGTagtaaaagaaaatgatgatgtgCTTTGGCTATCACTGGAAGATGGAGAGCGGTCATGGTGAGCAAGTTGCAGTTTAGGAATTGTGTACTCATAATCTTTAAGGTAAGTAGGAATTTTCAGAGTTCTGGAAGGTCTACTCTGATCTGAAACCAAAATGTTTGGGTTTTGATTTGAGATAGTTGGACTATCAGCAACAGAAAAAGTCTTGATGTCTGACGGTCCAAAGGTGATTGAGAAAATGTTGAGTTATTATAAAAAAAAGAGGGGTTGAGGTGAGATTGGATCTGATTCAGACATTTGCTCATTACTAGACAAAGTTCTTAGTGACACTTTATGGTGATTTTTAGTTATTGAATGTGGAGTAATTCCTATATCATTGGCAGGGAAGATCTCATCTTATAGATGTGATTTCATTTGAGGAAATGAAGGGAATACTTTACTAGGACTAGTAGACAAGGCAAATGGGAACACATTCTCATAGAATACTACATCTCTTGAAACACTTATTTTCTTTGTAACCAGATTTAGTACTTTGTTACCTTTTGTCCCAAAAGGATATCCCATAAAAACATGGGGAGCGGATCTTGATTCAAATTTATCCTTGTGAGTTTTGAGGATAGTAGAAAAACATAGGCACCCAAAGCTTCTAAGATGGGAATAATTTGGTTTCGTCAGGTACAGTTGTTCAAATGGGCATTTAGTCTTAAGTGATGATGAGGGTAATCTGTTTATCAAATAGGTAGAGGTCAAGATACACTTTTCCCAATATTGTATGGGAAATTTAGATTGATACACGAGTTCCCTGGCTGTTTCTAGCAGATATTTATGTTTTCTTTCCACCACACTATTTTGCTGTGGTGTATATGGGCATGTTTTCTGATGTATGATGCCTTTTGATTGAAAAAATGAGGTGGCTTCAGAACTGGAGAATTCAAGGCCATTGTCAGTTTTTATAGTTTTGATACTAGTGTTGAATTGGTTCTCTATCATGGCAGAAAAGGCCTTGATAGTATGCAGGGCATTGCTTTTACAGCTTACCAAATGAGTCCATGTGGACCTGCTGTAATCATCCACAAGTGTGATGAAGTATTTATATTTGTCATGTGTTGTAACATGATAGGGACCCCATAGTTCAATATGTAATACCCCAAAGATCTTAGTGGTTAATATTGTTTTTTCTAGGAAAGGCAATCTAGTTTGTCTTGCCATTGGACAAATAGGGCAAAGGAAAGGTTGCTTAGGTGCAAAAGTAACAGGTATATAAGAAATTCCTTTCATTTTGACAAAAAGTACATGTCCTAATCTGTTATGCTGCAAGAGATCAAGCAAGTTCGTTGTAGTTAAGGAGGCATCAGACACACAAGAATCACTTTTATTGCTGGAGTTATTTACAGAATGATGCAGATGTGCAAGTGAATTATTCTCATTACTACTGTGAGATGGAACAACAAAAGTAGATGCAACAGGGGGAGTAGAACCAATGTTATAGTTATCTGAACAGTGGAAATATATACCAGTTTTGGCTTTACCAATCTCCAGTGGCCTATTCAGTGAAGGGCCCTGTAGAAGGATGCAAACAAACATAGTAAATATCACAATACAATCAAGT
Proteins encoded in this window:
- the LOC107763256 gene encoding putative pentatricopeptide repeat-containing protein At5g52630, giving the protein MSSSTFCSMPFTLNGNLKLVQWRNVIYSSNNLVAYQPLKLATARKLLDEIAKRTRSSVADLHIAGCAEGGNFGNSNAIDDLFGESVMDCASNHMDEQYIIDQLRYCSSEGILELGELYHALTIKTGIWFNKFVATALVNMYAKCGQIDNGKMIFDRMSCIDVALCNSMVCGYVSNGMLSEAFAFFIEMGNLDIVPNHYTYSILLSACGASTAVKEGKQLHAQIVKLKLMLLTAVANSALTMYSKFGMIEEAENLFQGLANRNLISWTAFISGLYHQKAFNKALTQFCLMRKNNTEPNEYTFSVALSCAASIECHDYGCALHAQVIKHGMISMVFVGTAIIDMYSKCAELSGARKQLEEMGRIASCATWNAVITGLVRNDEVAAALEVFHKMLNNDIACDEYTFSATLKACSLLPSLAICRQVHSRVVKGKFGTNLHVASSLIETYAQCGNLEDAEKAFCLTSTPDVVTFNAMIGAYSQYGYPTKAIFLFEKMVEKRILPTSFTFLAVISACSHCGLVQQGRELFESMTRDYGILPEEKHYSCMVDLLSRSGQLENALEFINKLTNEPSAPIWRPFLAGCRFHGFLEMAELAASKILEHDLGDASVYVTLSNMYVEAGKISDALKQRALMKSKSIQKEPGCSWLEVNAKVHRFFSGDRRHIDTPKVYYKLENLMQKIQTDCYNLAKTSILNPELGQVTEEKCLFHSERLAVCFGLLNLPKGTTIRVFKNIRICLDCHTTMKHISKITNRDIIIRDNYRFHHFKHGCCSCGDFW